In the genome of Triticum urartu cultivar G1812 chromosome 5, Tu2.1, whole genome shotgun sequence, one region contains:
- the LOC125508629 gene encoding PP2A regulatory subunit TAP46 yields MAEVEDVSNRMEAQLRVHAAEDDADLPLPALFDRASHLHSLASSSSLDQEGIRKGVDLLRRCDDMVSKLGLFSSNETKEDVSTANLKYLLVPYYLGEMTEQVEQEDRIPVLKASQDHLKEFISVCEALELIPEDELQLYRQGQSETGANRRAQKVARFKRQKAAETKLQEIKERKERRGRSLRAMALSAPIEAGEEDDLEADGEEEREAWLATISLALCKAFDLVDMLKKEEEMLLAVKERKEKDGNAFAREMLDERRQKAEAWHQNAASRAPYSKPAAPITCATFAQDVIEGRASVSQAHDHKHQPLIFGPASLVGGGLTSERERMAAQVFQPSFRMPTMSIEQAGLAEMKMMEQWQERTAKMIQEASSSWHKDDNSLAQDDEDEEEEKARAFDDWKDENPRGAGNKKLTPCG; encoded by the exons ATGGCGGAGGTGGAAGACGTCAGCAACAGGATGGAAGCGCAGCTGCGCGTCCACGCGGCGGAGGACGACGCCGATCTCCCGCTCCCCGCCCTCTTTGACAGAGCGTCCCACCTCCACTCGCTCGCCTCCAGCTCCTCCCTCGACCAG GAAGGGATCCGGAAGGGGGTCGACCTGCTGCGGCGCTGCGACGACATGGTCAGCAAGCTCGGCCTCTTCTCCTCCAACGAGACCAAGGAAGACGTCTCCACCGCCAATCTCAAGTACCTGCTC GTGCCGTACTACCTTGGGGAAATGACTGAGCAAGTGGAGCAGGAGGACCGGATTCCGGTCCTCAAGGCATCGCAGGACCATTTGAAG GAGTTCATTTCTGTATGTGAAGCATTGGAGCTTATTCCAGAGGACGAGCTTCAATTATATAGGCAGGGGCAGTCTGAAACAGGGGCAAACCGAAGAGCACAAAAG GTTGCCAGGTTCAAGCGGCAAAAGGCTGCAGAAACGAAGCTCCAAGAGATCAAAGAGAGAAAGGAAAGGCGCGGGCGTTCATTGAGAGCAATGGCTTTATCAGCACCTATTGAAGCCGGGGAAGAAGATGATTTGGAGGCCGATGGAGAGGAAGAAAGGGAG GCTTGGCTTGCTACTATCTCCTTGGCTCTCTGCAAG GCTTTTGATCTCGTTGACATGTTAAAGAAGGAAGAAGAGATGCTTCTGGCTgtaaaagaaagaaaagaaaag GATGGAAATGCATTTGCTCGAGAAATGCTAGATGAGCGCAGGCAAAAGGCTGAAGCATGGCACCAGAATGCTGCCAGCCGTGCACCATATTCCAAACCAGCTGCTCCAATCACTTGTGCAACTTTTGCTCAAGACGTCATTGAAGGCAGAGCAAGTGTTTCACAAGCTCATGACCACAAACACCAACCCCTGATATTTGGACCTGCAAGTCTTGTTGGTGGGGGACTCACCAGTGAGAGGGAAAGAATGGCAGCACAAGTTTTTCAGCCTAGTTTCAG GATGCCGACAATGAGCATCGAACAAGCTGGCTTAGCGGAAATGAAAATGATGGAGCAATGGCAAGAAAGGACTGCCAAGATGATTCAAGAGGCAAGCTCCTCTTGGCACAAGGATGACAATAGTTTGGCGCAGGACGACGAGGACGAAGAAGAGGAGAAAGCAAGGGCATTTGATGACTGGAAGGATGAAAACCCACGCGGTGCAGGCAACAAGAAGCTCACTCCCTGCGGCTAA
- the LOC125508630 gene encoding uncharacterized protein LOC125508630, with product MGGRSRRWPTKRHQDASWNPRPPPPYSGYSHVDNQCQVPLWEREFCSLVGGISWQRFCENKHFAYMYKDIEQWDDSGAFENFQNAKSRFWSHYHGQPSDIPYPDPDLYIDEVDHRCEVDPELVADLDKVGVPFEADNKPAVAANNRCAQNQSGNWDIYLEKPTPEVNKWEADNSVSNAGWGASQEPLSSWNKISTGWGDALAQPGWGSSGNNHCSGNNWNSPHGASSNNNAYYQDTGGAYGRKRNSGGGYSQQRNSKQRNQAESHHQRGRWQDHRDRGRHGERFPFDNRPNGQRAERGF from the exons ATGGGGGGTCGCAGTCGGCGATGGCCGACGAAGCGCCACCAGGACGCCTCTTGGAACCCtcgccccccgcccccgtatTCCG GATACAGTCACGTGGATAATCAATGCCAAGTCCCATTATGGGAAAGGGAATTTTGCAGTCTTGTTGGCGGCATTTCGTGGCAGAGGTTCTGCGAGAACAAGCACTTTGCCTATATGTACAAGGATATAGAGCAGTGGGATGATTCGGGAGCTTTTGAGAATTTCCAGAACGCAAAATCAAGGTTCTGGTCTCATTACCATGGCCAACCTTCTGATATACCTTACCCCGACCCTGATCTGTACATTGATGAGGTTGACCATCGTTGCGAGGTCGACCCCGAGTTGGTAGCTGACCTGGACAAGGTGGGGGTACCCTTTGAGGCGGACAACAAGCCCGCCGTAGCTGCCAATAACAGGTGTGCCCAGAACCAGTCGGGGAACTGGGACATCTATCTAGAAAAGCCGACCCCTGAGGTGAACAAGTGGGAGGCGGACAACTCGGTATCCAACGCAGGTTGGGGAGCGAGTCAGGAGCCTCTGAGCAGCTGGAACAAAATCAGCACCGGCTGGGGCGATGCCCTGGCGCAGCCCGGTTGGGGCAGCTCAGGAAACAACCATTGCTCAGGGAACAACTGGAACAGCCCCCATGGAGCATCCAGCAACAATAACGCATACTACCAGGATACAGGCGGTGCGTATGGCAGGAAAAGGAACAGCGGTGGCGGGTACTCCCAGCAGAGGAACAGCAAGCAGAGGAACCAAGCTGAGAGCCACCACCAGAGGGGCAGATGGCAGGATCACAGGGACAGGGGGAGGCATGGCGAGCGGTTCCCGTTTGACAATAGGCCAAACGGGCAGCGAGCAGAGCGCGGCTTCTGA